Genomic window (Zingiber officinale cultivar Zhangliang chromosome 2B, Zo_v1.1, whole genome shotgun sequence):
TCCTTCCCCCTTCTAAGCTGCTCCAGATGTTAATTCCAAAGGTACTTTCTCAGAGACAGTGGAATACTTTCACACAGTTTTTCCCACATCTAAATTTTTTCACTCTCTTTCTTTGATTCCACTGTGCTAGAGAGCTTAAGCTAAGAGAAGATTAATTGAATTTGCTGGTTGGGAAAGTTCCTCTTGCACTGAATACTGTCATATTGCTTGCATAACAAAACACTTCTCCATGCATGCTTGTTGTTGGTTTTTTATTGTCCCTGGGATATGGTGCCGTGGTAAGACATTCAAGTTGTTACCTAGGTATTCATGGTTTGAATCTCAATTATGacgtatttgtaagaattttttctccaaatgggggcacaatcaaaggatgatggacttttgggtttgtcgccgcgtgcgcttcccaatttatctttgtggccggtggaaaattttcgtggggtcgggccggtcaccccaagaatagtcaatgagactaattgagattatcaaatttttttattgttgTTTCTTAGTTTTTATGGTTGGATTTTATCTCGGTGAACTTACATGTTATTTTATGCCATGAAGTGATCTAATTAAGGTTAATTATGGTTTATGTTATTGGATGCGAGTTTATGTGTGTAGAGTCTGTTAACCCGTTCCGCTATTATTAATGGTCTAATAATAAAATTGGGTTCAATGCTATAAATAGGGCGTGGTCCCTGTATGATCTGTAATTCATCTCTATGAACGATCTGCGCCTATTACTTCTTCACAGGATCATCAAATTATATGAATAACACAAAGACAATGATAATTATGTGACATTCAGGTTATTCGTGAAGCTTTAGAATTcaccaaattaaattattttttctataaaaGGTCATACCTCATATGTCTTACATGACCAGCACCACAACTATATGTAAAGAGATAAATCATAAACAGATTAAGCTAACACATGATCTTATTTTTACCAACGACCATTGTCCATTTCTACTAATCTACCGTATGATGGTGACCAACTCGACTATGTCCTAGAGGCACAAAATTAAATTTACAAACTTAATAAGGGATTTCAGCACTAGATTTCAACCCTATTGTATATTTACACTAACAATTTGGGAAGattagagataaaaaaaaaatagtaatctcGATATCCTTAGCACTGTGTCTGCATTTAGCTTAGACACTTGACCTTAacccattttttaaaaaatattattaaataacttAGAAGGATAATACAAAATGATAAATAAACAAACACATATCATGATATCAAATGAGAGACCACTAAACATCAATTAGATAATTAAcatgattttaaatataatatcatTTTCTATTTAACCAAACATGAATATTCTCCATTTTCTGGGAATCAAACTGTTATAACAATATTCTAATTTGGGAATAAAACTTAACAAATGCTGTTTTAAGTTTCCCCcctttttttgtttaatttccCATCTAAGAAGAATAAATGAAGTCATGcatctatttttcaaaatcttaggaCGTTGTTTAAAAAATAAACGTAAGTTTAGGGGGTAAAATAAACTTTTCCTAAACGGTGCGAAAATGTGTTTCCTTCCCTGGACGGTGACCGGATCCCGGCCCACTAGTCACGCTCGCGGCTTGAAGAGGTGACGATATCTCACGCTTTCTGCGTTCCTTCCGCCTggacctcttcttcttccccccGCCCAGGTTAGTTCGCAGCCAACCGTAGATCCGATAACGAGTAGAGATTGGGAGGAAGGATGGGATCGGAGACGCGAGagatcgacgcgttgaggttggCGGTGCCGTTGGGGGGCGACGGCGATGTCCTACACCTGGCGGCGGATGCCGGAAGGACCGTCGGCCTCGTCCTAGTCGACATCGTCAACGGCTTCTGCACCGTCGGCGCTGGAAATCTCGTGAGTCTCCTCCCTTCGCTCGATTTCCTTTCCGGATTCGATCGATTTCGGTATTTCTCGCAAAAGCGCTGCGACCTctctccctttttcttcttcttggtgaagTTTGGATCTAGTATTTTTTCCTCTTTTCGTGAAGTTTTTTCTGTCCTTCATTTTTCGTTTCTGCTTCACTAGTTTTCGTTTGATACAAAGAGAAATATTTCTCAGATCTCTCCTTAAGCTTTCTTTGGTTTTGATTCCCGATATTCTTTCGTGAAAGTTGCTGAGGTTGTTTTCTTATACTTGCTTTAGATTTCAATTTCATCTTTTGTTCAATCAAGTGGTGTTTTGTCCTTTTTCGATCTGTCGTGTTCTTCTGAAGTATGAAAACATGACTTTCAACATCTGATACCAagaattttgttgtttttttctcTCTAAGATTGCTGTAAGACTACAAATTTATGGtcaattttgagtttttttttataaacatgaTGTGCTAATATTTTTTCGGGTGGGATTTTATAAACCAAATGGTAGTTAAATCTTTGAATTCCTAATTGTTAGATACTTTTTTGTTTGCTGAAGAATCATTCTGAATAGCTTTTATCCGAATTTGCAAATAAGGCTCCAACCGAGCCTAATGAACAGATAGAAACTATGGTGGAGGAGGCTGCTAAATTAGCCAAGATCTTCTCCGATCGAAACTGGCCTATCTTTGCTTTCCTCGACACACATTACCCCGATAAGCCTGAGCCTCCTTATCCACCTCATTGTATAATCGGTTCGGGCGAAGAAAACTTAGTCCCTGGTATCACTCTGTACCTTTACCCTCTCTGAATAGATTGTGCCGAAGATGTCTGTTAGGTCTATACTCAATTTTATGAAATCCTGAAGCTCTCGAGTGGCTGGAGAAGAGCCCAAATCTCACTGCGAGACGGAAAGATTGCATCAATGGATTCATTGGCTCAATAGAGAAGGATGGGTCCAATGTGTTCTCAAATTGGGTGAAAAAATACGAGATAAAAACTGTGAGTGAGCTCTATAAAACTCGATGTGTAGGAGGAAGTTTACTTCTGGTTTCGATCATATTTCTTGTGAATTTCTCTGTGCAGGTTTTGGTGGTAGGGATATGCACAGACGTCTGTGTGTTAGACTTCGTATGCGGCACGCTCTCTGCTAGAAATATAGGTCTCGTTCCGCCATTAGAAGATATTGTGGTGTATTCAAAAGGCTGTGCAACATATGATCTTCCAGTTCAAGTTGCAAGAAATATGAAGGGTGCTTTGGCCCATCCCCAGGTTTTAACTCTTACATTTGGACTTTAAACACACACAAGTAAATAAAGGATAATTTCTTTTTGATTTCTTGAGAAACAAAATATTCCATGACATTAGTAAATAAAATCTTTGGCTCATGTTTAGGAAAATCTTGAATGATGACGACTGCCACTAATGCATTGCAGTCCATTCTTTTTATCTATCACTGAAGTACTATGGCCTACCATGAGAGAATAGTTTAAAAGGAATCTTCTACTTTTTCTGTCCTATTCATTTGCTCATTACTTCCTAAGGATGGGGATTGGACTAAGACCTTAAAAAATTGTTCCCACCATGAAACCATGA
Coding sequences:
- the LOC122045745 gene encoding nicotinamidase 1-like isoform X1, whose protein sequence is MGSETREIDALRLAVPLGGDGDVLHLAADAGRTVGLVLVDIVNGFCTVGAGNLAPTEPNEQIETMVEEAAKLAKIFSDRNWPIFAFLDTHYPDKPEPPYPPHCIIGSGEENLVPALEWLEKSPNLTARRKDCINGFIGSIEKDGSNVFSNWVKKYEIKTVSELYKTRCVGGSLLLVSIIFLVNFSVQVLVVGICTDVCVLDFVCGTLSARNIGLVPPLEDIVVYSKGCATYDLPVQVARNMKGALAHPQDLFHHMGLYMAKSRGARIVHDVSFGS
- the LOC122045745 gene encoding nicotinamidase 1-like isoform X2 produces the protein MGSETREIDALRLAVPLGGDGDVLHLAADAGRTVGLVLVDIVNGFCTVGAGNLAPTEPNEQIETMVEEAAKLAKIFSDRNWPIFAFLDTHYPDKPEPPYPPHCIIGSGEENLVPALEWLEKSPNLTARRKDCINGFIGSIEKDGSNVFSNWVKKYEIKTVLVVGICTDVCVLDFVCGTLSARNIGLVPPLEDIVVYSKGCATYDLPVQVARNMKGALAHPQDLFHHMGLYMAKSRGARIVHDVSFGS